A single region of the Canis lupus familiaris isolate Mischka breed German Shepherd chromosome 35, alternate assembly UU_Cfam_GSD_1.0, whole genome shotgun sequence genome encodes:
- the OR2W1 gene encoding olfactory receptor family 2 subfamily W member 1, whose translation MDQNNYTSLHGFVLLGFSDYPKLEMVLSGVVTVFYFITWVGNTAIIIASLLDSCLHTPMYFFLRNLSFLDLCFTTSIIPQMLVNLWGPDKTISYIGCVIQLYIYMWLGSTECLLLAVMSYDRFTAICKPLHYLIIMNPHFCLKIIITVWSISLANSVALCTLTLNLPRCGNNLLDHFLCELPAIVKIACIDTTTVEMSVFALGIVFVLTPLSLILLSYGYIAKAVLRIKSKAGRKKSMNTCGSHLTVVSIFYGTIIYMYLQPGNSASLDQGKFLTLFYTIITPSLNPLIYTLRNKDMKNALRKLVRVDMNLQN comes from the coding sequence ATGGACCAAAACAATTATACTTCTCTACACGGTTTTGTTTTACTTGGTTTCTCTGACTATCCCAAACTGGAGATGGTGCTATCAGGAGTTGTCACTGTCTTTTACTTCATTACATGGGTGGGTAACACAGCCATCATCATTGCATCTCTCCTGGATTCCTGTCTCCATACACCAATGTATTTTTTCCTCAGGAATTTATCTTTCCTGGATCTATGCTTCACAACCAGCATCATCCCTCAGATGCTGGTTAACTTGTGGGGACCTGACAAGACCATTAGCTATATAGGCTGTGTCATTCAACTCTATATTTATATGTGGTTGGGTTCCACCGAATGCCTCCTCCTAGCTGTTATGTCCTATGATCGCTTCACAGCTATCTGTAAGCCTTTGCATTATTTGATAATCATGAACCCACATTTCTGTCTCAAGATAATAATCACAGTCTGGAGCATTAGTTTGGCCAATTCGGTAGCATTGTGTACACTCACCCTGAATTTGCCTCGATGTGGAAACAACCTTCTGGACCATTTCCTGTGTGAGTTGCCAGCTATAGTCAAAATAGCTTGTATAGACACTACAACAGTTGAAATGTCTGTTTTTGCTTTAGGCATTGTCTTTGTCCTTACACCCCTCAGCCTTATTCTTCTATCCTATGGCTACATTGCCAAAGCTGTGCTGAGAATAAAGTCAAAAGCAGGccgaaaaaaatcaatgaatactTGTGGATCTCATCTCACTGTTGTGTCCATCTTCTATGGAACTATAATCTACATGTACCTACAACCAGGTAACAGTGCCTCCTTAGACCAGGGCAAGTTCCTCACCCTCTTTTACACGATCATCACTCCAAGTCTGAATCCTCTCATTTATACCCTACGGAATAAGGACATGAAGAATGCATTGAGGAAGCTGGTAAGAGTTGACATGAATCTACAAAATTGA